In Drosophila nasuta strain 15112-1781.00 chromosome 2R, ASM2355853v1, whole genome shotgun sequence, a single genomic region encodes these proteins:
- the LOC132787162 gene encoding uncharacterized protein LOC132787162 encodes MKFIASLVLVLALVANNASARSLLGELGQDFGNFGNQIGQAASQFGNDIGQAANSLGNELSNDGEAIGSAAADAGESVASDATKAADTIASNATKVYHDVGSAATKAGQSIASSAVSAANNVASSAVSAANNVASDATNVYHDVGSAATKAGESVASSAVSAADNVASSAVNVYHDVASSATKAADTIAANATKVYHDVASAATNAGESIASSAVSAANNIANAATNIWNSIANDATNAADNVASDATKVYNNVASAAVSAADTIAANATKVYNNVASAATNAGETVASDATNAADNIASAAVSDADKVASDATNVYHAVGSAATNAGESIASSAVSAADNVASASVSAADNVASAAVSDANNVASSAVSAADNVASSSVSAADKIASASVSAADKVASSAVSAADKVASSAVSAANKVASSAVSAANNVASSAVSAANNVASAAASDASSDASSVASSVDSAAANVASSIDSAASSVDKAVASDASSVASTVAKDATTAAGGIVVDAGHIATDAAGAAIGIAGAATNVAAGVVGGALNITSNILGGIANLL; translated from the exons ATGAAATTTATTGCCAGCCTTGTGTTGGTTTTGGCCCTTGTGGCAAATAATGCAAGTGCACGAAGCTTGTTGGGCGAGCTTGGACAAGATTTT GGCAACTTTGGCAATCAAATTGGACAGGCGGCTTCACAGTTTGGCAATGATATCGGACAAGCAGCCAACAGCCTTGGCAATGAACTTTCCAACGATGGT GAGGCTATTGGATCAGCTGCCGCTGATGCTGGAGAGAGTGTTGCTTCCGATGCCACCAAAGCTGCAGACACCATAGCTTCAAATGCCACTAAAGTCTACCACGATGTGGGTTCAGCTGCCACCAAGGCGGGACAAAGTATCGCTTCGTCTGCTGTGAGTGCTGCCAACAATGTTGCTTCGTCTGCTGTTAGTGCTGCCAACAATGTTGCTTCCGATGCCACCAATGTGTATCACGATGTGGGCTCAGCTGCCACCAAGGCTGGCGAGAGTGTTGCCTCATCTGCCGTCAGTGCTGCCGATAACGTTGCCTCATCTGCCGTGAATGTGTATCACGATGTTGCCTCATCTGCCACCAAGGCTGCGGATACCATTGCAGCAAATGCCACCAAAGTGTACCACGATGTTGCCTCGGCTGCCACCAATGCTGGCGAGAGCATTGCTTCGTCTGCTGTGAGTGCTGCCAATAATATCGCCAATGCTGCCACCAACATTTGGAACTCGATAGCAAACGATGCTACCAATGCTGCTGATAATGTTGCTTCAGACGCTACGAAAGTTTACAACAATGTTGCCTCGGCTGCCGTGAGTGCTGCGGATACAATTGCTGCAAATGCCACCAAAGTTTATAACAATGTTGCTTCCGCTGCCACCAATGCTGGTGAAACAGTCGCCTCTGATGCCACCAATGCTGCCGATAACATCGCCTCTGCTGCTGTTAGTGATGCAGATAAGGTTGCATCAGATGCTACCAATGTTTACCACGCTGTGGGTTCGGCTGCCACCAATGCTGGTGAGAGTATTGCCTCATCGGCCGTCAGTGCTGCCGATAATGTTGCCTCGGCTTCTGTGAGTGCTGCCGATAATGTTGCCTCAGCAGCCGTCAGTGATGCTAACAACGTGGCTTCATCGGCCGTCAGTGCTGCCGACAACGTTGCCTCTTCCTCCGTCAGTGCTGCCGATAAGATTGCTTCTGCCTCCGTCAGTGCTGCCGATAAGGTTGCCTCCTCTGCTGTCAGTGCTGCCGATAAAGTTGCTTCATCTGCCGTGAGTGCTGCCAATAAAGTTGCATCGTCCGCTGTGAGTGCTGCCAACAATGTTGCCTCTTCTGCCGTCAGTGCTGCCAACAACGTTGCTTCAGCTGCGGCTTCTGATGCCTCCTCCGATGCTTCAAGTGTTGCCAGCAGTGTTGACTCGGCTGCCGCCAATGTTGCCAGCAGCATCGACTCTGCTGCCTCCAGTGTGGACAAAGCAGTTGCTTCCGATGCCTCCAGTGTGGCCAGCACTGTGGCCAAGgatgcaacaactgcagctggcGGCATTGTCGTCGATGCTGGACACATTGCCACCGATGCAGCTGGTGCTGCCATCGGCATTGCTGGTGCTGCaacaaatgttgctgctggcgttgTTGGTGGTGCACTCAATATTACCAGCAACATACTCGGTGGCATTGCCAACCTactttaa
- the LOC132785777 gene encoding uncharacterized protein LOC132785777, which produces MFQFIQLIILLLSVVYELKALPRHHMEKKMLHLEKKFLNFEDMFKDNQSKNQFKISAADNAIVRLNFLKAKNKNRANIYSHNDKNQIQYFLNFDFKNYRNPKEQLATNVRVKQSPSPFNVFPLKGEDVIP; this is translated from the exons ATGTTTCAATTTATACAGCTGATAATACTGCTGCTTAGTGTGGTATACGAACTAAAAGCACTTCCTCGCCACCATATGGAGAAGAAGATG CTCCATTTGGAAAAAAAGTTT CTCAACTTTGAAGATATGTTCAAGGATAATCAAagtaaaaatcaattcaaaataagCGCAGCAGATAATGCCATTGTGCGTTTAAATTTTCTGAAGGCCAAAAACAAGAATCGTGCCAATATATACAGCCATAATGACAAAAACcaaattcaatatttcttAAACTTTGATTTTAAGAATTACCGAAACCCTAAAGAACAGTTAGCAACCAATGTCAGAGTTAAGCAGAGTCCGAGTCCTTTTAATGTTTTTCCTCTTAAAGGCGAAGATGTTATTccttaa